The Candidatus Omnitrophota bacterium region ATATCTTCTCTATCTGCGGTTCGACCTCGAATTTCTCGAAGAGAGGCGTCGTCCCGCCGTAAAACCTGAGGCGCGGCCTAAGGTGCGGTGAATATATGCTCAGGAACCTGTTTATCTCTTTGAACTCATCCCTCGAATCGACCTCTATCTTGCCGAAATCGGCCGTGAATATATCACGCACCACCCTGAGGATGAGGTCATACTCTTTATGGACCAGCTGGGGAGGCCTGGCGCGCCTGGCCCTCTCTTTTATCTGCTGCCACAGCCGTATGAGATACCTCGTCTCCCGGAAAAAGTCCTTCTGGCTCGCCCCTATCGCCGCCGTCCTCACGACGAACCCCATATCTTTCGGCAGTTTCAGCTCCTCCAGTATCTTCCGTATCCTGTCGCGCTCTTTCCTGTCCTCTATGCGTTTGGAGATGCCTATGTGGTTATCGAACGGCATCAGGACGATGAACCGCCCCGGTATGCTGATATGCGTCGTAAGGCGCGGACCCTTCGTCCCGATCGGCTCCTTCACGACCTGGACGAGCACCTCGTCGCCTTTCTTCAGGAGGGCGCTTATCGATTGGTTCTCTCTGCCCTTCTCCTGCCTCGCCCCCTCGATATCCTCCGACGACTCACCCAGCAACTTCTCATAACTCGACTGCCCGGTAACAACGTCGGTGACGTAGAGGAACCCGTTCTTCTCCAGCCCCATATCGACGAATGCGGCCCCCATCCCGGGCAGGACCGCCTCGACCCTGCCTTTATATACGTTGCCGACCAGGTTCACGGTATCCGAGCGTTCGATATAAAACTCTTCGAGGCGTTTATCCGCCATTACGGCGACCCTCTTTTCGTGCGGTGTTACATTTATATATATCTCTCTTGCCATTATCTATCCTGTCTCCTTAGCTTCTTTTATACGCACGCCCGCGGGCAGCATATTGTTCATGGACTCGATGAAAAGTCCTGGCTCGACCGGGGCCGACATATCGAATACGGCCTCTTCCGCCTGACTCTCCCTGCCCAATTTCAGCGCATTCAGGACACTTATCTTAAGGTGGGGGCTGAACCCTTTGGTTATCGCGACCGGAAGGCATGCCCTGCGCGAAGCCCGCTGGAAGAGCCGCATGAGGTCGAGGTGTGATATGAAACGCATGTCGCCTGTCTTCGAAAATATGACTTTAAGTTTAGTGGCCTGTACGATGTGATTGCCTGTTATAGTTTTTTCCTCTTCATCTTCTTCTTGTCGGCCTTCCGTTCGGCGTCTTCCTGGCTCACGTCATACATAGGCACATACGCCTTGCTCACGCTGGGGATATTCTTTATCTCCTTGCCCGAGACGACGAGGTTGACCGTTATGAAGAATATGAGCTCCGTCTTCTGCTTCGTCGTCTCCTTCTTGGTGAAGAGGAGCCCGAGATACGGGACGTCCCCGAGCAGGTCGCCGATGAACGGGACCTTCTTCTTGACGTCGACGTTATTCTCTTTTATCAGGCCCCCTATGAATATCGTCTCCCCGTCCTTTATCATTATCTGCGTCTTCGCCTGCCGTGAGGAGAAGACCGGCGCCACGACGCCGCTCGAGGCGTCGAGCGTATCATATCTCAGGAGGTCGCTTATCTGAGGCGCCAGGTCTACGACTATCTCGCCCTTCTCGTTTATGTGCGGCGTGACCTTCAGTATTATGCCGAGGTCCTTCGACTCGTAACCGGTTATCTCCATCTTCCCTGTCGTGGAGTTCCTCTCGTACTTGGGCAGGTTGAGCGTCTGGCCGACGTTGATGAGGGCCTCGACGTTATTGAGCGTCGCGATCCTCGGGTTCGAGACGACCTCTGTATTCGCCCTCGACTTTATCAACTCGAGTACCATCTTGAATTCGGAGAAGTCGAGCGTCCCGAACTTGAATGTGTCCTGGAATATCTCCTGCGAATAGTCGATGTACGGGAATCCCATCGAGCGGCTTCCGGCGCCGTCTGCACCGGCCGGGTATTTGCCCGGCGTGGTAGTGGTTGAGCTACCTGATCCATCCGGTGAAAAATTGCTTTCTACACCTTCTGTCTGTACAAGCGGCGTAAACTTCGACAGGAGTTTATTATCGACGTCATAGTAGTCGAAGGGCGCGGTTATGGGCCTCTTGGCGCCGCTCGCGGTGAACTTTATATTCCAGTCGATACCGAGCTTCTCCTCGTCGGTGAGCACCGTCTCTATGACACGCGCCTCGATCAATACCTGATCGGTCTTCCTGTCGAGCTTACTTATGACCTCGCCGATCTTATATATGTTTGTCGGTATATCCGTGACGAGGACTATATTGGTCCTGTCATCGTACATGACCTTGCCCCGATCGCTCACTATATCTTTCACCGAGGTGACTATATCCTTCGCCTTCCCATAATTCAGACTGAAGGCCTGGGTGACGAGCTCCTCCTGCTTGAGCTTATCTACGGTTATGACGCGTATGATATCGCCTTCCCGCTCATACGCGAAGCCGTAATTACGGACTATGATGTCGAGCGCCACCTTCCACGGCTTATTGTTCAGCTTGAGGTCGACAGGGCCCTTTACGTCCGGCGCCGGCACTATATCCACACCGGAGACCTCCGAGATATAAGCGAGGACGGTCCTTATATCCGCCCCTTTGAAATTGACCGTGACGTTACCGGGCATGACCACCTCTGCCGGCTCTTCCGGCCTCGCCGGTCCTGCATCCGGCGCTGCGGCGGTCTCGGCCGTAGGCGCGGCCTCGGCCGGAACTGTCCCGGCCGCTTTTTCCGCGGGCGCTGAAACCTGCGGCTCCTGGGCCGGGGGCACGGCCTCGGCCGGAACCGTCTCCTTACCCGTCTCTTCGGCAGAAGATATGCAATAGGCGAAGACGCATAACGGCAGCGCGCACAGGAAAGTAAATATCAATAATGGTCTCTTCCTTCTCCAGGACTTATTTCTCACGTTTGGTTCCTCCCTCTTCCGGCAGATTTATGTCGTAACTCTTACCCCCTATGGCGAGGGTAACGGTCTTATTGGTTATCTTCTTCACCTGCAGCATACCTGCAGAATATCCCTCTTTAGTCATCTCGCCGTTTATGATCGCCACCCTTTTACCGTTCGATCCTACGGCTATACCTTCAAGGTTGACATCGGTAATAGAAACGATGTCCTCGAGGCTTGCGACGACCGTCTTGTCGGGCCCCACCAAAGAGACAAAAGGATCCCGCTTGCCTCTCGCTTCATACCTGAACCTGTCCTCGCTCTCGGCGAGACGTATCGAGACAGCGAACGTCGCCACCAGTATGAAGGCGACGGCCGCCGTAAATGCCTCTCTTCTAGTTATCCTGGACGTCATATCACCTGTTCTTCTTCTCGCCCACAAGCGTATAAGTGCAGACGATCAATTCGACATCGTGCCGCTTGGGCGTGACCTTATTCGCCTTTATCTCTATGTCGACCACCTTCATGAACCTGTCCGCGTTCTCGAGATCGCTTAAAAATACGCCGAGCTCGTGGTACCCGGACTTGGCGCTTATCAGGATGGGGATCTCGTTATATATCTTATCTTTCTGGGCCTGCTGGTCCTTTAAAGAAGCGGAAAGCGGGGTTATCCCCAGTATCTTCACATTCGCCTCCTGGGCGATACGCGACAGGTTCTCGAGTAGGCTCGGTATCTCCTGCTGGGCGGGAAGCCGCTTCTCATAAAAATCGACCTTCCCTTTATACTCCTCTATGTTCTTCACGAACAAGGCCTTCTTCTTTATAAGCGCCTCTGCCGTATTTATGTCGGCCATCATCTTGCCCATCGCGCTGAGAGATTCCGTGAGGCGGGTCACCTGAGGCCCTATGAGAAGGTAGAAATAGGCAACTATGACAAAGACCAGGACGAGGGAGCCGAATATCATCGTCTGTTTTTTATTCTTTCCGAAGTCGAGCGGTATATTGATCATTTCGCCTCTTTATAAAGGCAGGTTATCTTAAAGTTCATGACTTCCTGCTCTTCCACCTTGTCCCTCTTTATAGACCCCAGCTCTATGTCGCTGAAATCGCTGTAAAAATCGGGGTTCTCCTTCAGGCTCTTTATGAATTTGCCGACCGATGCGGTCCCTTCCTCTCCCATACCTGTCGCATAGCCGGATATGATGAGGTTCTTCACCGGCACCTTCTCCACGATAGATTTCGTCGGGTTGGCCGGCCCCTTGCCCTTGGGCGTCTTGAGGTCGATCGTTACGGTCCTGTCGACTATCTTTTCATTATACGAAAGCTCCGTGAGCCATATCCCGGGCGTCATGGAATCGGCCAGATCGTTCAGTTTCCTGGCCCAGCTGAACCGTTTCACCATCAGCTCGTCGATGGACCCCACCTTCTTATTGATGGTGTCGACCTGTGATTTCAGGAGCTCGACCTCACGCTTCTCGGGCGAGATCTTCTTATAATCCTTCTCCATGGCAGATATGTGGGAAGTGGCATATATGCCTATCAGGAAGAGTAGGACCGGCACGGCGACGAGGAGAGCGGCCGTCCCTATGAGTATCTTTATGACGGGCACATTCTGGAAGTTCAGCTTCGAGAGGTCTATCTTCTCGAGCTGTATCTGCGGCTCTTTCTTCTTCTTCTTTAACTCTTCCGGGAGCAGGTTTATCTCTATCATGATAATATTTCTGTCACCTCAGGGCAAGCCCTGTCGCGACGGCAAAAGAATTTTTCGCCTTATCCAGCGCGGCGGCGTCGGCAGAAAGCGCGCTCTTGTCAAAACACTGGAACGGGTCCCATCGGTTCGGTTTTGCGCCGAACGTCTCCTCGAACTGTTCCGTCAATCCTGTTAGCTCGGAGCCGCCGCCCGTGAGATATATCTCGTCCACTGCCCTGCCGTGCTGATTCTCGTAATAGCTGAACGATAACCGCGCCTCATCCAGGATCCCGGCTATCACCGCCTTCGTGCACCGCGCTATATCCGGCGCCTTATCTGCCGGGGAGAGCTTCAACTCCGAGGCGGCTTTCAGATCGATGGCCAGCCCCCTGGAGATCGCCGCGTCGAACTCGTTACCCCCCATCGCGATATCCCGCACGAAACAGACGGTGCCCGCCCGGACTATGCTCAGGTTCGTCAGCGCCGCCCCTATATTCAGGAGCGCGTACGCCTTTTCCGGATCGAGGGACGGCATGTTCTTAAGGAATGAGTTCACTATCGCAAAACTGTCCACGTCTATGATACTCACCGAAAAACCGGCCGCCTCCGCTATCTTCATACGATCTTCTATGTAGGCCTTCTTGGCGGCCACGAGAAGGATCTCCAGCTTATTCTCCTGCTCTATCTTGCGTATTATCTGAAAATCGACCACGCATTCGTTTATGTTGAAAGGGAGGTACTTTTCCGCCTCAAATTTTATCGCCCCTTTCAGGTCCTCTTCCCTCATCTTCGGCATAGCCACAAACCTCACTATGACGGATGACCCGGATACCGATATGACCGCATCCTTCGCGGATACCTTCGTCTCTTCGGCAAGCGCCTTTACCGCGGCCCCAAGGGATTCTTTGGACGATCCTTCGACCCTCTTCACACCGGCTGCCGTCAGGCTCACCGTCTCCGCGGTGCGCGATACCTCGCATATCCTTACGAGATTGCTGCCGATGTCCAGGCCCACCCTGCTCTTCGCATGGCCGGAGGGCTTCTTCTTTGCGGGCTGCTCGTTCGTCATT contains the following coding sequences:
- the pilO gene encoding type 4a pilus biogenesis protein PilO, with product MINIPLDFGKNKKQTMIFGSLVLVFVIVAYFYLLIGPQVTRLTESLSAMGKMMADINTAEALIKKKALFVKNIEEYKGKVDFYEKRLPAQQEIPSLLENLSRIAQEANVKILGITPLSASLKDQQAQKDKIYNEIPILISAKSGYHELGVFLSDLENADRFMKVVDIEIKANKVTPKRHDVELIVCTYTLVGEKKNR
- the pilM gene encoding type IV pilus assembly protein PilM, whose protein sequence is MTNEQPAKKKPSGHAKSRVGLDIGSNLVRICEVSRTAETVSLTAAGVKRVEGSSKESLGAAVKALAEETKVSAKDAVISVSGSSVIVRFVAMPKMREEDLKGAIKFEAEKYLPFNINECVVDFQIIRKIEQENKLEILLVAAKKAYIEDRMKIAEAAGFSVSIIDVDSFAIVNSFLKNMPSLDPEKAYALLNIGAALTNLSIVRAGTVCFVRDIAMGGNEFDAAISRGLAIDLKAASELKLSPADKAPDIARCTKAVIAGILDEARLSFSYYENQHGRAVDEIYLTGGGSELTGLTEQFEETFGAKPNRWDPFQCFDKSALSADAAALDKAKNSFAVATGLALR
- a CDS encoding PilN domain-containing protein, which codes for MIEINLLPEELKKKKKEPQIQLEKIDLSKLNFQNVPVIKILIGTAALLVAVPVLLFLIGIYATSHISAMEKDYKKISPEKREVELLKSQVDTINKKVGSIDELMVKRFSWARKLNDLADSMTPGIWLTELSYNEKIVDRTVTIDLKTPKGKGPANPTKSIVEKVPVKNLIISGYATGMGEEGTASVGKFIKSLKENPDFYSDFSDIELGSIKRDKVEEQEVMNFKITCLYKEAK
- a CDS encoding TIGR03936 family radical SAM-associated protein; the encoded protein is MTGNHIVQATKLKVIFSKTGDMRFISHLDLMRLFQRASRRACLPVAITKGFSPHLKISVLNALKLGRESQAEEAVFDMSAPVEPGLFIESMNNMLPAGVRIKEAKETG
- a CDS encoding secretin N-terminal domain-containing protein; the protein is MRNKSWRRKRPLLIFTFLCALPLCVFAYCISSAEETGKETVPAEAVPPAQEPQVSAPAEKAAGTVPAEAAPTAETAAAPDAGPARPEEPAEVVMPGNVTVNFKGADIRTVLAYISEVSGVDIVPAPDVKGPVDLKLNNKPWKVALDIIVRNYGFAYEREGDIIRVITVDKLKQEELVTQAFSLNYGKAKDIVTSVKDIVSDRGKVMYDDRTNIVLVTDIPTNIYKIGEVISKLDRKTDQVLIEARVIETVLTDEEKLGIDWNIKFTASGAKRPITAPFDYYDVDNKLLSKFTPLVQTEGVESNFSPDGSGSSTTTTPGKYPAGADGAGSRSMGFPYIDYSQEIFQDTFKFGTLDFSEFKMVLELIKSRANTEVVSNPRIATLNNVEALINVGQTLNLPKYERNSTTGKMEITGYESKDLGIILKVTPHINEKGEIVVDLAPQISDLLRYDTLDASSGVVAPVFSSRQAKTQIMIKDGETIFIGGLIKENNVDVKKKVPFIGDLLGDVPYLGLLFTKKETTKQKTELIFFITVNLVVSGKEIKNIPSVSKAYVPMYDVSQEDAERKADKKKMKRKKL
- a CDS encoding Rne/Rng family ribonuclease, with the protein product MAREIYINVTPHEKRVAVMADKRLEEFYIERSDTVNLVGNVYKGRVEAVLPGMGAAFVDMGLEKNGFLYVTDVVTGQSSYEKLLGESSEDIEGARQEKGRENQSISALLKKGDEVLVQVVKEPIGTKGPRLTTHISIPGRFIVLMPFDNHIGISKRIEDRKERDRIRKILEELKLPKDMGFVVRTAAIGASQKDFFRETRYLIRLWQQIKERARRARPPQLVHKEYDLILRVVRDIFTADFGKIEVDSRDEFKEINRFLSIYSPHLRPRLRFYGGTTPLFEKFEVEPQIEKIYNRIVGLKSGGYLIFDETESLVAIDVNSGKFVGRRNLEETVFKTNMEAAQEVPRQLKLRDLGGIIIIDFIDMEVPEHRRAVSKALERAIENDKAKTNILNISSIGLVEMTRQRVRKSIEGKSYQKCPYCNGRGVIKSVSTVAIELFRKLESFLAGTRAREVFVSLHPDVAAESSLPSRNMIRPLEKRFRKSIRIIEDPNLHIEEIRIEEGRG